A genomic stretch from Bacterioplanes sanyensis includes:
- the zwf gene encoding glucose-6-phosphate dehydrogenase gives MQIHSPFDLVLFGGLGDLARRKLLPALYMLDLDQRLPDGHIVLISRRQMAADELQEQLRQQVQPHLPPTAYDVSSWQRFTQRVRLQTLDAGDAASYQHLVAQLSGGDNRVFYLATGSDLYTQISQGLYAAGLITPNSKVVLEKPIGHDLSSANAINTAVAEFFDESQIYRIDHYLGKETVQNLMVLRFANSLFEHQWNHKYIDHIQISITESLGVESRAGFYDHVGATRDMFQNHLLQLLCITAMEPPARLEPDAVRDEKVKVLRALRPVSGAAIGDHLVRGQYDAGVSAGRPVPGYREEPGIAAHSYTETFVAAKVHIDNWRWAGVPFYLRTGKRLAERACEIVVHFKEIPHSIFPLQHKSTMANKLVFRLQPDEGIRLMLCEKKVGPGMSVRPMNLSLNPANLKQTRVPEAYERLLFDVLSGNATLFLRNDELTEAWRWIDPVLRSWKELEQRPEPYTAGSWGPAAATLLLAKDGRLWDESS, from the coding sequence ATGCAGATTCATTCGCCATTTGATTTGGTGCTGTTTGGCGGGCTGGGTGACTTGGCGCGACGCAAGTTACTCCCGGCTCTGTACATGTTGGACCTCGATCAACGGCTGCCCGATGGCCATATCGTGTTGATTTCTCGTCGCCAAATGGCCGCAGATGAGCTGCAAGAGCAGCTGCGCCAGCAGGTGCAGCCGCATTTACCGCCAACGGCGTACGATGTCAGCAGCTGGCAACGCTTTACACAACGAGTGCGGCTGCAGACGCTGGACGCCGGCGATGCGGCATCCTATCAACACCTTGTGGCGCAGCTCAGTGGCGGCGATAACCGGGTATTTTATTTGGCCACTGGCTCGGATTTGTACACGCAAATCAGTCAGGGCTTGTACGCGGCGGGCTTAATCACCCCAAACAGCAAGGTGGTGTTGGAAAAGCCCATTGGCCATGACTTATCGTCGGCCAATGCGATTAACACGGCCGTGGCTGAGTTTTTTGATGAGTCGCAAATTTATCGTATCGATCATTATTTGGGCAAAGAAACGGTACAAAACCTGATGGTTCTGCGGTTTGCCAATTCTTTGTTTGAGCATCAATGGAATCATAAATACATCGACCATATTCAAATCAGCATCACCGAGTCTTTGGGAGTCGAGAGTCGTGCTGGTTTTTACGATCATGTCGGCGCGACGCGCGACATGTTTCAAAATCACTTGTTGCAGTTATTGTGCATTACCGCGATGGAACCACCGGCGCGTCTTGAGCCGGATGCGGTGCGCGATGAGAAAGTGAAAGTGCTGCGTGCGCTGCGCCCTGTCAGCGGTGCTGCGATCGGCGATCACCTGGTGCGCGGCCAATACGATGCCGGTGTCTCCGCCGGGCGGCCAGTGCCTGGTTACCGCGAAGAGCCCGGTATTGCGGCGCACAGTTACACAGAAACCTTTGTTGCTGCCAAAGTACACATCGACAATTGGCGTTGGGCGGGCGTGCCGTTTTATTTGCGTACCGGCAAGCGCTTGGCCGAGCGTGCGTGCGAGATTGTGGTGCATTTTAAAGAAATCCCGCACTCTATTTTTCCACTGCAACACAAAAGCACCATGGCCAATAAACTGGTATTTCGATTGCAGCCGGATGAAGGCATTCGCTTAATGCTGTGCGAAAAAAAGGTCGGCCCTGGCATGAGTGTGCGGCCAATGAATCTGAGCCTAAATCCAGCCAACTTAAAGCAAACCCGTGTACCTGAGGCGTATGAACGACTGCTGTTTGATGTACTCAGCGGCAATGCTACGTTATTCCTGCGCAATGATGAGTTAACAGAAGCTTGGCGTTGGATCGATCCGGTGCTGCGCAGCTGGAAGGAGCTGGAACAGCGCCCCGAGCCCTATACCGCGGGTAGCTGGGGGCCGGCTGCTGCCACATTGTTATTGGCTAAAGACGGGCGTTTATGGGATGAAAGCAGCTGA
- the pgl gene encoding 6-phosphogluconolactonase: MIIDNHFEQSDVLAAQLASDVAGLLQRAVEQRGRACLAVSGGTTPVLFFQQLAQQTISWQHVLITLVDERWVAPTDPQSNAALVQQHLLQHRAQEAFFLALFNDANTPEDGFMMCENRLHELVDQLDVAVLGMGNDGHTASWFPHSSALGALLDPLSHGRCYPVADQTPPRMSLTWGWLKHCEQLYLHFEGEQKNRTYEMAKGAAVEATHVFDSGDIHAMPVRTLLQGEVPLSIYRS; the protein is encoded by the coding sequence ATGATAATCGATAACCATTTTGAGCAATCCGATGTGTTGGCAGCGCAGTTGGCGAGCGACGTCGCCGGACTGTTACAGCGCGCCGTTGAACAGCGAGGAAGGGCGTGTTTGGCCGTCAGCGGCGGCACCACACCGGTCCTCTTCTTTCAACAGCTGGCGCAACAAACCATTTCTTGGCAGCACGTTTTAATTACCTTGGTGGACGAGCGCTGGGTGGCGCCGACTGATCCTCAAAGCAATGCAGCGCTGGTGCAGCAGCATTTATTGCAGCATCGTGCGCAGGAGGCGTTTTTTCTGGCGCTATTTAATGATGCCAACACCCCGGAAGACGGTTTTATGATGTGCGAAAACCGGTTGCATGAACTGGTCGATCAGTTAGATGTGGCGGTACTGGGCATGGGCAACGACGGTCATACAGCGTCGTGGTTTCCGCATTCATCCGCTTTGGGGGCGCTGCTTGATCCGCTCAGTCATGGCCGCTGCTACCCAGTGGCCGATCAGACGCCGCCGCGCATGAGCCTGACCTGGGGCTGGCTCAAACACTGTGAGCAGTTGTATTTGCATTTTGAAGGCGAGCAGAAGAATCGCACCTATGAGATGGCCAAAGGCGCTGCTGTAGAAGCCACTCACGTATTCGACAGCGGCGATATCCATGCCATGCCGGTGCGTACATTGTTGCAAGGCGAAGTCCCGTTGAGCATTTATCGCAGTTGA
- the edd gene encoding phosphogluconate dehydratase, with translation MHHIVEQVTERIQQRSRESRQHYLQHIAQAASEGPLRHQLSCTNLAHNYAAASDDDKLILKASHAAANIGIISAYNDVLSAHAPYVDYPQQLKQALAQAGHVGQMAGGVPAMCDGVTQGQTGMELSLFSRDTIALSTAVALSHQVFDGMLLLGICDKIVPGLLMAALRFGHLPAVFVPAGPMPSGISNAEKAKTRQRHAAGEVDDSALLDSEMRSYHSAGTCTFYGTANSNQMLVEIMGLQLPGASFVNPSDPLRQPLTAAAAHCVAEHTALGGDYLPIGHIVDERVMVNAMVGLLATGGSTNHSIHLLAIAQMAGIQLTWQDLADLSSVVPLLTRIYPNGDDDINAFQASGGMPLLMQELAQAGLLHTEVNTILGRGLAPYFREPYLQQGQLSYRLAVTESLDLSVQAPVHAPFMREGGMKLLQGPLGEAVMKVSAVPDDRWVVQAPARVFEDQQQVLAAYKAGELNRDVVVVLRFQGPRANGMPELHQLTPALANLQQAGHRVALVTDGRLSGASGKVPAAIHVSPEAWAGGGIARIQDGDLLCVDAHRGTLTVRVDNFEQRPLAPRPTASSMGVGRELFDIFRERTSAANAGAVSIGWREQHEP, from the coding sequence ATGCATCACATAGTTGAACAAGTGACCGAGCGTATCCAACAACGCAGCCGGGAATCTCGGCAGCATTATTTGCAGCACATTGCACAAGCCGCCAGTGAGGGGCCGCTGCGCCATCAGCTCAGCTGTACCAATCTGGCGCATAATTACGCCGCTGCCAGCGACGACGATAAGTTGATTCTCAAAGCCAGCCATGCGGCTGCCAACATTGGCATTATCAGCGCCTATAACGATGTGCTGTCGGCCCACGCGCCGTATGTGGATTACCCACAGCAGCTCAAACAAGCCTTGGCACAAGCCGGTCATGTTGGGCAAATGGCCGGAGGGGTACCAGCCATGTGCGACGGTGTCACCCAGGGGCAAACTGGCATGGAGCTGTCGCTGTTCAGTCGCGACACCATCGCTTTAAGCACCGCCGTGGCGCTGTCGCATCAGGTCTTTGATGGCATGTTGCTGCTGGGAATTTGCGACAAAATCGTCCCGGGTTTATTGATGGCGGCATTGCGTTTTGGTCATCTACCGGCGGTGTTTGTGCCAGCAGGGCCGATGCCATCGGGTATCAGCAATGCCGAAAAGGCGAAAACCCGCCAGCGTCACGCAGCCGGAGAAGTGGATGACAGCGCGCTGCTGGACAGCGAAATGCGCTCTTATCATTCCGCCGGGACCTGCACTTTTTACGGCACCGCCAACTCCAACCAAATGCTGGTTGAAATCATGGGTTTGCAACTGCCAGGTGCGTCGTTCGTCAACCCAAGCGACCCGTTACGCCAGCCATTAACGGCGGCGGCGGCGCACTGCGTAGCGGAGCATACGGCGCTGGGCGGTGACTATCTGCCCATCGGCCATATTGTCGACGAGCGGGTGATGGTTAATGCCATGGTGGGTCTGCTAGCGACGGGAGGCTCCACCAATCACAGCATTCATCTGCTCGCGATAGCGCAAATGGCCGGCATTCAACTGACATGGCAGGACTTGGCCGATCTGTCCAGCGTTGTACCCTTGTTAACGCGGATTTACCCTAATGGCGACGATGACATCAATGCCTTTCAAGCCAGTGGCGGAATGCCACTGCTGATGCAGGAGTTGGCCCAAGCTGGGCTGCTGCACACTGAGGTCAACACCATCTTGGGCCGTGGGCTGGCGCCTTATTTTCGCGAGCCATACCTGCAGCAAGGGCAGCTGAGCTATCGCCTGGCAGTGACAGAAAGTTTGGATTTAAGCGTTCAGGCACCGGTGCACGCACCCTTTATGCGCGAAGGTGGCATGAAACTGCTGCAAGGTCCGTTGGGTGAGGCGGTGATGAAAGTGTCAGCGGTGCCGGACGATCGCTGGGTGGTGCAAGCGCCGGCGCGGGTGTTCGAAGATCAACAACAGGTCTTGGCGGCCTACAAAGCCGGGGAGTTAAACCGCGACGTGGTGGTGGTATTGCGTTTTCAAGGCCCCAGAGCGAATGGCATGCCGGAACTGCATCAGCTCACGCCGGCATTGGCGAATTTACAGCAAGCAGGGCATCGTGTTGCGTTGGTGACCGACGGACGGCTATCGGGCGCGTCTGGCAAAGTGCCGGCTGCGATCCACGTGTCGCCCGAGGCCTGGGCCGGCGGTGGCATTGCCCGCATTCAAGACGGTGATCTGCTGTGTGTCGATGCACATCGAGGTACGTTAACCGTGCGGGTAGACAACTTTGAACAACGGCCACTGGCTCCTCGGCCAACCGCATCGTCTATGGGCGTTGGACGAGAGCTATTTGACATATTTCGTGAGCGCACCAGTGCAGCCAATGCCGGAGCGGTCAGCATAGGTTGGAGGGAACAGCATGAGCCATGA
- the eda gene encoding bifunctional 4-hydroxy-2-oxoglutarate aldolase/2-dehydro-3-deoxy-phosphogluconate aldolase, giving the protein MSHERSMWDLWIERAKPVMPVIVIDDPDHAVPLAQALVEGGVRLLEITLRTAAGMQAISQIKRAVPEAIVGVGTVTSARQLEDALHRGAEFAVSPGSSPELLACAQEWGGPYLPGVATPTEVMQAREAGFRYQKFFPASAAGGTAMLKALAGPFADVAFCPTGGIGADNYRDYLALNNVFAVGGSWLTPKTAVSAQNWQALTSLAIAS; this is encoded by the coding sequence ATGAGCCATGAACGCAGCATGTGGGATTTATGGATTGAACGCGCCAAGCCGGTGATGCCAGTGATCGTCATCGATGATCCTGACCATGCCGTGCCCTTGGCCCAAGCCTTGGTCGAGGGCGGTGTGCGGCTGTTGGAAATTACCCTGCGCACAGCCGCTGGTATGCAAGCGATCAGCCAGATCAAACGCGCGGTACCGGAAGCCATAGTGGGGGTTGGGACCGTGACCAGTGCACGACAGTTAGAGGATGCACTGCATCGGGGCGCCGAGTTTGCCGTGAGCCCGGGCAGCAGCCCGGAGTTATTGGCCTGTGCTCAAGAGTGGGGCGGGCCCTATTTACCTGGTGTGGCCACGCCAACCGAAGTGATGCAAGCGCGCGAGGCTGGCTTTCGCTATCAGAAGTTTTTCCCCGCCTCGGCTGCTGGAGGAACGGCCATGTTAAAAGCCTTGGCAGGCCCGTTTGCCGACGTGGCGTTTTGTCCAACCGGTGGCATCGGAGCGGATAATTACCGCGATTATTTGGCGCTGAACAACGTGTTTGCTGTTGGTGGCAGTTGGCTCACACCCAAAACCGCGGTATCGGCACAAAACTGGCAGGCATTGACGTCGCTGGCCATTGCCAGCTGA
- a CDS encoding sugar phosphorylase, with product MTDAALQRLTARLQSIYAELPDVDCGAVAAQILRLMTAFQEQRSQPVADSERWSQQDIILITYGNSIQNGADVPLQTLAQFLRQHLLDTINAVHLLPFFPYSSDDGFSVIDYRQVNPDWGDWGDIATLARDFDLMMDLVINHCSRENLWFIDFISNREPYTEYFIEVDPGQDVSLVTRPRNTPLLTPVHTHRGRRHVWATFSEDQVDLNFANPLVLLEFIQIFLFYIEQGARFIRLDAIAFLWKKLGTRCLHLPQTHEVVKLLRDVVDLCAPDVIIITETNVPVAENLSYFGRSDEAHMVYQFGLPPLVLHALNRGNADFLTRWAADIPALPKGCTYLNFTASHDGIGVRPVEQILPEREVQDLIDCMHRFGGFVSTKANQDGSESPYEINISLFDACMGTRRGVDHFQVPRFLCAQSMMLSMQGIPAVYLHSLTATPNDIAHVEQTGRTRSINRKLWQLDELEYLLSNPVTPQAEVFNELRRLIQIRRRQPAFHPNACQSVIHINSDVFILQRQCQQQQLFAIANVTERILTLPLAALGFLPSGLVDLIAPQGEAVTEQLKLAPYQVVWLTDAVF from the coding sequence ATGACGGACGCGGCGCTGCAGCGCTTAACAGCACGATTGCAATCTATATATGCCGAGCTACCAGACGTAGATTGCGGCGCTGTGGCGGCACAGATTCTGCGCTTGATGACGGCGTTTCAAGAACAGCGCAGCCAGCCTGTGGCGGACAGCGAGCGCTGGAGTCAGCAGGACATCATTCTCATCACTTATGGCAACAGCATTCAAAACGGCGCGGACGTTCCTTTGCAAACCCTAGCGCAGTTTCTACGCCAACATTTGCTCGACACGATCAATGCCGTGCATTTATTGCCGTTTTTTCCGTACAGTTCAGATGATGGTTTTTCGGTGATTGATTATCGACAGGTCAATCCAGACTGGGGCGACTGGGGCGACATCGCAACCTTGGCCCGTGACTTCGATTTAATGATGGATTTGGTCATCAATCACTGCTCTCGTGAAAATCTGTGGTTTATCGACTTTATCAGCAACCGCGAACCGTACACCGAATACTTTATTGAGGTAGACCCTGGGCAAGATGTGTCGCTGGTGACTCGACCGCGCAATACGCCACTGCTTACGCCGGTTCATACCCATCGTGGCCGTCGTCATGTGTGGGCCACCTTTAGCGAAGATCAGGTGGATCTGAACTTTGCCAATCCTTTGGTGCTACTGGAGTTTATTCAGATATTTCTGTTTTACATTGAGCAAGGCGCGCGTTTTATTCGTTTGGATGCCATTGCCTTTTTATGGAAAAAACTCGGCACACGCTGTTTGCACTTACCGCAAACCCACGAGGTGGTAAAACTGCTTCGCGATGTGGTGGATCTGTGTGCCCCAGATGTCATTATTATCACTGAGACCAATGTCCCGGTGGCAGAAAACCTCAGTTATTTTGGCCGCTCAGACGAAGCGCATATGGTGTATCAGTTTGGTTTGCCGCCGCTGGTGTTGCATGCGCTGAATCGGGGTAATGCGGATTTTCTCACTCGCTGGGCAGCAGATATTCCAGCTTTACCAAAAGGCTGCACCTATTTGAATTTTACTGCCAGTCACGATGGCATTGGTGTGCGACCGGTAGAGCAAATCTTGCCGGAGCGTGAAGTGCAGGATTTAATCGATTGTATGCACCGTTTTGGCGGTTTTGTCAGCACCAAAGCCAACCAGGACGGCAGTGAAAGCCCATATGAAATCAATATTTCTCTATTCGATGCCTGCATGGGGACACGCCGTGGTGTCGATCATTTCCAGGTGCCGCGCTTTTTATGTGCGCAAAGCATGATGTTATCAATGCAGGGCATCCCGGCGGTGTATCTGCACAGCCTGACGGCGACGCCAAACGACATAGCTCATGTTGAACAGACAGGTCGTACGCGCTCAATCAACCGTAAGCTTTGGCAATTGGATGAGCTGGAATATTTACTCAGTAACCCAGTGACGCCGCAGGCGGAGGTGTTCAACGAGTTGCGGCGACTGATTCAGATTCGCCGTCGTCAACCAGCTTTTCACCCTAACGCGTGTCAGTCCGTCATTCACATTAATTCCGACGTGTTTATTCTGCAGCGCCAATGCCAGCAACAACAGTTGTTTGCCATTGCGAATGTGACGGAGCGTATTTTGACGTTACCTTTGGCTGCGTTGGGTTTTTTGCCTTCGGGTTTAGTTGACCTGATCGCGCCGCAGGGTGAAGCCGTTACAGAGCAATTGAAGTTGGCCCCTTATCAGGTGGTATGGCTGACGGATGCCGTATTTTGA
- a CDS encoding DUF6482 family protein has translation MTLSELKKQANNDATEVHVLANEGDLYLVQVVHDGQESLLMERDQPMRFRSLAECSQTLASVGVKSGFMVQALPYDEMINTIDSEPHCDRLPINFH, from the coding sequence ATGACACTGAGCGAGCTGAAAAAACAAGCCAATAATGACGCCACCGAAGTACACGTATTGGCCAATGAAGGGGACTTATACCTGGTGCAGGTGGTGCACGATGGCCAGGAGTCTTTGTTGATGGAGCGTGACCAACCGATGCGTTTTCGCAGCCTAGCCGAGTGTTCGCAGACGCTGGCCAGTGTGGGAGTAAAAAGTGGCTTTATGGTGCAAGCACTGCCCTACGACGAGATGATCAACACCATTGACTCCGAGCCTCACTGCGACCGTTTACCGATCAATTTTCACTGA
- a CDS encoding glycosyl transferase, which yields MADFYQNGIITNLHNLVDRSTEELERELSSFSRLRPMSLVLPSLYSELQGPALSNIIDQVAEVPYLNEIVIGLDRSDEAQYRHAREFFARLPQHHRILWNDGPRLRQLDALLQQEGLAPKEMGKGRNVWYCYGYVLASGRAEAVALHDCDIVTYDRSLLARLIYPVANPSFNYEFAKGYYARIAGQQMNGRVSRLLVTPLLRALKKTYGALDFLEYLDSFRYPLSGEFSMRADVLNDIRIPSDWGLEIGVLSEMKRNYSTNRLCQVDIADCYDHKHQPLSADDHARGLSKMSTDICKAIFRKLATQGEVFTTEAFRTIKATYFRIALDFIETYYNDARMNGLTLDRHSEEKAVELFAENIMRAGEHFLANPMETPFIPSWNRVISAVPDILDKLYQAVEADNAE from the coding sequence GTGGCTGATTTTTATCAAAACGGCATCATCACCAACTTACACAATCTGGTCGACCGCTCCACCGAAGAGCTCGAACGAGAGCTCAGTAGCTTTTCCCGCCTCCGCCCAATGTCGCTGGTACTGCCATCACTGTACTCGGAGCTGCAAGGGCCTGCGCTGAGCAACATCATCGATCAAGTGGCCGAGGTGCCGTATCTGAACGAAATCGTCATCGGCTTGGATCGCTCCGATGAAGCGCAATATCGTCACGCCCGTGAGTTTTTTGCTCGCTTACCACAGCACCACCGAATTTTATGGAACGACGGGCCGCGCCTGCGCCAATTAGATGCTTTGCTGCAGCAAGAAGGTTTAGCGCCCAAAGAGATGGGCAAAGGACGCAATGTCTGGTACTGCTACGGTTACGTGTTAGCATCTGGCCGCGCAGAAGCCGTGGCGCTGCATGATTGCGACATTGTCACCTACGATCGCAGCCTGCTGGCTCGGCTGATCTACCCCGTCGCCAACCCATCGTTCAACTACGAGTTTGCCAAAGGTTACTACGCCCGTATTGCAGGCCAACAGATGAACGGTCGTGTTAGCCGCCTGCTGGTCACGCCATTGCTGCGTGCGCTGAAGAAAACCTACGGAGCCCTCGATTTTCTCGAATACCTGGACAGCTTTCGTTACCCCTTGTCGGGCGAGTTCTCCATGCGTGCGGATGTGCTCAATGACATTCGCATTCCCAGCGACTGGGGCCTAGAAATTGGTGTGTTGTCAGAAATGAAACGCAACTACTCTACTAACCGCTTGTGCCAGGTGGACATTGCTGACTGTTACGACCACAAGCACCAACCGCTGTCAGCCGACGATCACGCCCGTGGTCTGTCGAAAATGAGCACCGATATTTGCAAAGCCATTTTCCGCAAGCTGGCGACTCAAGGAGAAGTTTTTACCACCGAAGCATTCCGCACCATCAAGGCCACCTATTTTCGCATTGCATTAGATTTCATCGAAACCTATTACAACGATGCACGCATGAATGGCTTAACGCTGGATCGCCACAGTGAGGAAAAAGCCGTGGAGCTGTTCGCCGAAAACATCATGCGAGCTGGGGAGCATTTTTTGGCCAACCCGATGGAAACCCCCTTCATTCCCAGTTGGAACCGAGTCATCAGTGCCGTGCCAGACATTCTCGATAAGCTGTATCAAGCGGTCGAAGCTGACAACGCCGAATAA
- a CDS encoding HAD-IIB family hydrolase → MTAPAWIVITDLDGTLLDHQSYRCTAAQPALAALKLRQIPCIMNSSKTFSEMVQLRAELDFSDGFASENGAALFIPKHGHSGYNAQDYNAEILGSSYAQILKVLHELRQQGFVFRGFNDMTALEISALTGLDADSASRAKQRFGSEPLVWQDTPEKLEEFQQNLQQQRLQMVAGGRFYHVMGQNDKGDALRFFANYFQQKWQRPVATVALGDSDNDIPMLEAADQAIVLPGRSPELPLDNPHVQRRAEMAGTGWNLAVLEWLETLPKPSDLH, encoded by the coding sequence ATGACTGCACCGGCCTGGATCGTCATAACCGACCTCGATGGCACCCTGTTGGACCATCAAAGCTACCGCTGCACAGCCGCTCAACCGGCATTGGCAGCACTGAAACTGCGTCAGATTCCCTGCATCATGAACAGCAGCAAGACCTTCAGCGAAATGGTTCAGCTGCGCGCCGAGTTGGATTTCAGCGATGGTTTTGCCAGTGAAAATGGCGCTGCACTGTTTATTCCCAAACACGGGCATTCCGGTTACAACGCGCAGGACTACAACGCCGAAATCCTCGGCTCAAGCTATGCACAAATATTGAAAGTGCTGCATGAGTTACGCCAGCAAGGCTTTGTGTTCCGCGGTTTCAATGACATGACCGCGTTGGAGATCAGCGCTTTAACCGGTCTGGACGCCGACAGCGCCAGCCGCGCCAAACAGCGCTTTGGCAGTGAACCTTTGGTGTGGCAAGACACGCCGGAAAAACTCGAGGAGTTCCAGCAAAACCTGCAACAACAGCGACTGCAAATGGTGGCCGGTGGGCGTTTTTATCACGTTATGGGGCAAAACGATAAAGGCGACGCACTGCGCTTTTTCGCCAATTATTTTCAACAAAAATGGCAGCGCCCGGTGGCCACTGTGGCACTGGGCGACAGTGATAATGACATTCCCATGCTGGAGGCCGCCGACCAGGCCATTGTTCTGCCCGGTCGCAGCCCCGAACTGCCGTTAGATAACCCTCATGTGCAGCGCCGTGCAGAAATGGCCGGCACTGGTTGGAACCTGGCGGTATTGGAGTGGCTGGAGACGCTGCCCAAACCGTCTGACTTACACTGA
- a CDS encoding prephenate dehydratase, protein MVNVVAYQGTQGAYSHLACSQVFPDAQALACDDFHSALAAVEQGTADRAMIPLENSTAGRVEEIYRLLPKTSLSIIGEHFEPVNHCLLAPPGTAIEDIRIAASHPQALAQCQQRLRNLGIQASAAVDTAIAAQQLSEQPATGQAAIASSLAAELYGLEILRQNFQDVSGNTTRFLVFAREQEHQAYDASERYISSLLFTVRNIPAALYKALGGFATNGVNLIKLESYMDGGTMEASHFHVDMYGHPQQPAMQHALEELRYFARELRLLGTYPAHSYRFRAEFV, encoded by the coding sequence ATGGTCAATGTGGTGGCCTATCAGGGAACACAAGGGGCGTATTCGCATCTGGCGTGCAGTCAGGTCTTTCCCGATGCTCAGGCGCTGGCGTGTGATGATTTTCATTCTGCACTGGCGGCCGTAGAGCAAGGCACGGCCGACCGCGCGATGATTCCGTTGGAAAACTCCACCGCCGGACGGGTGGAAGAGATTTATCGTTTGTTGCCTAAGACTTCGTTATCCATCATTGGAGAGCATTTTGAGCCGGTGAATCATTGTTTGCTGGCACCGCCGGGCACCGCCATCGAGGATATTCGTATTGCCGCATCTCACCCACAAGCGTTGGCGCAATGCCAGCAGCGCTTGCGTAATTTGGGCATACAGGCCAGCGCCGCAGTCGACACGGCCATTGCCGCGCAACAGTTGAGCGAGCAGCCTGCGACAGGACAAGCGGCCATCGCGTCCAGTTTGGCAGCAGAGCTCTATGGCCTTGAAATATTGCGGCAAAACTTTCAGGACGTCAGCGGTAATACCACTCGATTTTTAGTGTTTGCGCGCGAGCAAGAACACCAGGCCTACGATGCTTCTGAGCGCTACATTTCCAGTTTGCTGTTTACGGTGCGCAATATTCCTGCTGCTTTATATAAAGCTTTGGGTGGTTTTGCTACCAACGGCGTCAACTTAATCAAACTGGAAAGCTATATGGACGGCGGCACCATGGAGGCCAGTCATTTCCACGTCGATATGTACGGCCACCCACAGCAGCCGGCGATGCAACATGCGCTGGAAGAGTTGCGCTATTTTGCTCGTGAATTACGTTTGTTGGGCACTTATCCTGCTCACAGTTATCGCTTTAGAGCTGAGTTTGTTTAG
- a CDS encoding AraC family transcriptional regulator, giving the protein MIPRPFVDAPVAALRRRGVDVLAIWRAAHLPESLLNDSNQSLTSSQYTRLMGTLWRESDDELMGLAPVTSRYGTFSMMCKAIVTCSSLEHALHRAQNFYALFARVPNIRLHKGKRLSRLIIDMEHDYDPEHFLSESLLAIWHRLASWLVGQGIPLLKVGCSYAPPAHAELYQDLFATPVMFNEPETYLQFPTRALQLPIAQTPASLQAFLHHSPADFLARPNPHQSTTGQLRRLFRQQPVDDLPSLTLAADRLRISSATLRRRLHDEQTSYQQLKDERRLEEACVMLRHHDLSIQSIAANLGYTEASTFHRAFRKWQGMTPGDYREQLREADICWENNSACHFL; this is encoded by the coding sequence GTGATCCCGCGGCCGTTTGTTGACGCGCCAGTAGCAGCACTGCGCCGGCGCGGTGTCGATGTACTGGCCATATGGCGCGCCGCGCACCTGCCAGAATCGTTATTGAATGACAGCAACCAAAGCCTGACCAGCAGTCAATACACGCGTTTGATGGGCACTTTATGGCGCGAGTCAGACGATGAATTAATGGGGTTAGCTCCTGTGACCAGCCGCTACGGCACCTTTAGCATGATGTGCAAAGCGATTGTCACTTGCTCGTCGCTGGAGCATGCGTTGCACCGCGCGCAGAATTTTTATGCGCTATTTGCACGTGTACCCAATATTCGTTTGCATAAGGGTAAGCGACTGTCGCGCCTTATCATCGATATGGAACACGACTACGACCCGGAGCACTTTTTAAGCGAATCGCTGTTAGCGATCTGGCATCGCTTGGCCAGCTGGCTGGTAGGACAAGGTATTCCACTGTTAAAGGTTGGCTGCAGCTACGCGCCACCGGCTCATGCAGAGTTGTATCAGGATTTATTTGCCACACCGGTTATGTTTAACGAGCCCGAAACCTATTTGCAGTTTCCGACGCGGGCGTTGCAGTTGCCCATCGCACAAACACCGGCGTCTTTGCAGGCATTTTTGCATCACTCTCCGGCCGACTTTCTGGCTCGCCCCAACCCACACCAAAGCACCACCGGCCAACTGCGACGTTTATTCCGCCAACAGCCCGTTGATGACCTACCCAGTTTGACTCTCGCCGCCGATCGCTTACGTATTTCCAGTGCGACCCTCAGACGGCGACTGCATGATGAGCAAACGTCGTATCAGCAGTTAAAAGACGAGCGGCGACTAGAAGAAGCGTGCGTGATGCTACGCCATCACGACCTCAGCATTCAAAGCATCGCCGCGAATTTGGGCTATACCGAAGCCAGCACATTTCATCGTGCGTTTCGAAAGTGGCAAGGTATGACGCCGGGTGACTATCGCGAACAGCTGCGTGAGGCGGACATCTGCTGGGAAAATAATTCCGCATGCCATTTTTTGTGA